One stretch of Pomacea canaliculata isolate SZHN2017 linkage group LG11, ASM307304v1, whole genome shotgun sequence DNA includes these proteins:
- the LOC112575407 gene encoding uncharacterized protein LOC112575407 isoform X1, whose amino-acid sequence MGVKWLLEGHQVHIVCSSRESRVACTMLYRMLLQHQPEAFPDQLRFLQYNFFDVGTDVEKAVNDLSQAATEDSLYVISDDVELGFQTFCDRLLGRVPGLHLWAASYFSKHPPDNWPEEYLTRPFRSPPAVVMQVEQDEKFRFNVKPYTQVELLQDNNDLETVYHPPQGHPALYPGDCETCGCQVATILLRLRESVSERTTASGTAQASLEWRDMLVLYGTNLTGIDRKDISGLINGLKNSGIPVEIMKDDNIKDVATACTDVVWVTNTRNVRGLERKVVVVVQESNFDIHNDRLYLMSRCSSKLVIVCPDKRL is encoded by the exons atgggcGTAAAATGGCTGCTGGAAGGTCACCAAGTGCACATTGTGTGTAGTAGCAGAGAAAGTCGTGTAGCGTGCACCATGTTGTATCGGATGCTGCTACAACATCAACCAGAGGCATTTCCTGACCAGCTGAGGTTTCTGCAGTATAACTTTTTTGATGTCGGTacagacgtggagaaggccgtcaacgacttgtcacaggcggcgacaGAAGACTCGTTGTATGTCATCAGTGATGACGTAGA GTTAGGCTTCCAGACTTTCTGTGACAGACTGCTAGGACGTGTTCCTGGTCTCCACCTTTGGGCGGCAAGTTATTTCAGCAAACATCCACCCGACAACTGGCCGgaggaatatttaaccagacccttCCGTTCCCCACCAGCTGTTGTCATGCAAGTAGAGCAGGATGAAAAATTCCGTTTTAACGTCAAACCCTATACTCAAGTAGAGTTACTCCAAGACAACAATGATCTAGAGACAGTATACCACCCACCTCAGGGGCACCCAGCTCTCTACCCAGGTGACTGTGAAACCTGTGGTTGTCAGGTGGCCACAATACTTCTCAGACTCCGTGAAAGTGTTTCAG AAAGGACCACGGCGTCAGGCACAGCACAAGCCAGCCTGGAGTGGAGAGACATGTTGGTCCTGTACGGTACTAACCTTACAGGGATTGACCGTAAAGACATCTCTGGTTTGATAAACGGACTTAAAAATTCGGGTATTCCAGTAGAGATTATGAAAGATGATAACATtaaggacgtggccacggcctgCACTGATGTGGTTTGGGTGACAAATACTCGCAATGTTCGTGgtttggagagaaaagtcgtcgtggtCGTGCAGGAAAGTAATTTTGATATCCACAATGATCGACTTTACCTCATGTCACGGTGTTCTTCAAAGCTCGTGATTGTCTGCCCAGATAAACGTCTCTAA
- the LOC112575407 gene encoding uncharacterized protein LOC112575407 isoform X2 translates to MGVKWLLEGHQVHIVCSSRESRVACTMLYRMLLQHQPEAFPDQLRFLQYNFFDVGTDVEKAVNDLSQAATEDSLYVISDDVELLGRVPGLHLWAASYFSKHPPDNWPEEYLTRPFRSPPAVVMQVEQDEKFRFNVKPYTQVELLQDNNDLETVYHPPQGHPALYPGDCETCGCQVATILLRLRESVSERTTASGTAQASLEWRDMLVLYGTNLTGIDRKDISGLINGLKNSGIPVEIMKDDNIKDVATACTDVVWVTNTRNVRGLERKVVVVVQESNFDIHNDRLYLMSRCSSKLVIVCPDKRL, encoded by the exons atgggcGTAAAATGGCTGCTGGAAGGTCACCAAGTGCACATTGTGTGTAGTAGCAGAGAAAGTCGTGTAGCGTGCACCATGTTGTATCGGATGCTGCTACAACATCAACCAGAGGCATTTCCTGACCAGCTGAGGTTTCTGCAGTATAACTTTTTTGATGTCGGTacagacgtggagaaggccgtcaacgacttgtcacaggcggcgacaGAAGACTCGTTGTATGTCATCAGTGATGACGTAGA ACTGCTAGGACGTGTTCCTGGTCTCCACCTTTGGGCGGCAAGTTATTTCAGCAAACATCCACCCGACAACTGGCCGgaggaatatttaaccagacccttCCGTTCCCCACCAGCTGTTGTCATGCAAGTAGAGCAGGATGAAAAATTCCGTTTTAACGTCAAACCCTATACTCAAGTAGAGTTACTCCAAGACAACAATGATCTAGAGACAGTATACCACCCACCTCAGGGGCACCCAGCTCTCTACCCAGGTGACTGTGAAACCTGTGGTTGTCAGGTGGCCACAATACTTCTCAGACTCCGTGAAAGTGTTTCAG AAAGGACCACGGCGTCAGGCACAGCACAAGCCAGCCTGGAGTGGAGAGACATGTTGGTCCTGTACGGTACTAACCTTACAGGGATTGACCGTAAAGACATCTCTGGTTTGATAAACGGACTTAAAAATTCGGGTATTCCAGTAGAGATTATGAAAGATGATAACATtaaggacgtggccacggcctgCACTGATGTGGTTTGGGTGACAAATACTCGCAATGTTCGTGgtttggagagaaaagtcgtcgtggtCGTGCAGGAAAGTAATTTTGATATCCACAATGATCGACTTTACCTCATGTCACGGTGTTCTTCAAAGCTCGTGATTGTCTGCCCAGATAAACGTCTCTAA
- the LOC112575403 gene encoding uncharacterized protein LOC112575403, whose product MVSSLTEFYIWLVKFLVLLQDLRKCLGAADPADIPGLCLCSDQLSDPKTPWDVSSHVLIELRNWWQRRVAGAGPDSQMTDYLYWILVSRFCGPATTVIVPCTVPSRLSIKTLGQAVSFTGECYTSVITLFPEQVQLLNTAPSRLFVAGPPGTGKSVVLLLMGIEWLRWLHDVYIVSTGMWSRAACSMLYNMLLSTMLLKMTTKVSPNQLHYLQYDFTQSTDVEKAIRDLSQTASGRPLYIIADEAGPEDKFDTFQGFCGELLEIVPHLHLWAASCYHKVAPAGWQEEYLTRPLRSPPVVVREVEQDIVMALDRDVQAYSERGVPDHTDGPPVKHIIHHGHGRSPYWPVNCVNCGREVARFLLSLQMGASTNSTTFASGGMAPPCLQWRDVLVLYWGDISDRLGMMTGLKEAGIPVRLMKDDDIEDVATARSDVVWIAKGQHVRGLERKVIVYVEPDLRHAVVDIRAVRLHFLSRCTSQLVIVSAEVTSSSNTSICF is encoded by the exons ATGGTTTCATCACTCACGGAATTTTACATCTGGCTTGTGAAATTTCTTGTCCTTTTACAGGACCTACGCAAGTGCCTTGGTGCGGCAGATCCAGCagacatcccaggtctgtgtctgtgctctgaccagttgtctgaccccaagaccccttgggacgtcagtagtcacgtgctgataGAACTAAGgaactggtggcagcgacgtgtggctggagCTGGGCCTGACAGCCAGATGACTGATTACCTTTACTGGATATTGGTATCCAG GTtttgtggtccggcgacaacagtgattGTGCCATGCACTGTTCCCTCTCGTCTAAGtatcaagaccctgggtcaggccgtctCGTTCACAGGGGAGTGCTATACAtctgtaataacactcttcccggagcaagttcaacTACTGAACACTGCACCTTCCAGACTGTTTGTGGCCGGACCGCCGGGCACAGGTAAatctgtggtgctgctgctgatgggcATAGAGTGGCTGCGGTGGTTGCACGACGTGTACATTGTGAGTACTGGGATgtggagtcgtgcagcgtgcagcatgctCTACAACATGTTGTTGAGTACAATGCTCTTAAAAATGACGACCAAGGTATCACCCAATCAGCTTCACTACCTGCAATACGACTTCACACAAAGCacagacgtggagaaggccatCCGCGACTTGTCACAAACAGCGAGTGGACGACCCTTGTACATTATTGCTGATGAAGCGGGGCCTGAAGACaa GTTTGACACCTTTCAAGGTTTCTGTGGGGAGCTGCTAGAAAtagttcctcatctccatctttgggcggcaagttgttatcACAAAGTCGCACCCGCAGGCTGGCAAgaggaatatttaaccagacccctccgctctcctccagTCGttgtcagggaagtcgagcaggacatAGTGATGGCACTTGACCGTGATGTCCAGGCGTACAGTGAGCGTGGTGtccccgaccacacagacggcccgccagtcaagCATATTATTCATCACGGTCACGGACGCAGCCCTTACTGGCCAGTGAACTGTGTCAACTgtggtcgtgaggtggccagatTCCTGCTCAGTCTACAAATGGGAGCTTCTA CAAATTCAACGACCTTCGCCAGTGGTGGTATGGCTCCACCatgcctgcagtggagagatgtCCTGGTACTGTACTGGGGCGACATCAGTGACAGATTAGGTATGATGACAGGGTTGAaggaagcgggtatcccagtgcggttaatgaaggatgatgacatcgaggacgtggccactgCCCGTAGTGACGTGGTGTGGATAGCAAAGGGACAACACGTTCGTGGTCTGGAAAGAAAAGTGATTGTTTATGTTGAGCCTGATCTTAGACATGCTGTCGTTGACATCAGAGCTGTCCGACTTCACTTTCTATCTCGATGCACATCACAGCTTGTGATTGTATCCGCTGAGGTCACCAGTTCGTCTAACACCAGCATctgcttttaa